The sequence below is a genomic window from Vibrio spartinae.
CCAAACCATAAATCCGAGTTGGTGTGTGCTTTAACGCCTTATCATGCATTGAACGGGGTTCGTCCGTTAGATGACATCATCCAGACGTTAACGAAAATGAATCTTCAGCCGATTGAATCACAGGTCAATCAGCTTCGTGCAGACTGAACCACCACATCACACAAACGAACCCGAGCAATTCGATTTGTTCCGGACCGGTTGAAGGAGCAATGCGCGCAAATATACTGTGCCATAGCATCGGGATGCCGAGAGCAATACTGACCTCATTTTATTGGTCAAAAGTCAGGATAAATCATATCCCGAATGAATATAAATAGATATCAGATCGAGCCGTCTCCGATTATCTATGATTGAGTAATTTGAGGTCACAATAGCTAGCAAACCGAGAATAATCACCGTTTACACCAAAGACAAATCCAGTCACCACAGCATTTGAGAGTTCCAGTTGGAGCTCAAGTTGATTATCAATTTGTATCGTTATACTTCGAGTCACAATATCTTGTGCCTTAAGTCCCATCATCTCAGGAATGTTTCTCCTGACATGTTTAAAGAGCTGATACTGTCTTAAACAAGAATAAAACTTCCCCAGCCGGCCCGATTTCGGTATCCCTTCATACCCACCAGAGACAAACTGATACGACGAATTTCTGTTAATTTTATGATCCAGTATCTGCTGAAATTCAAACAGCATCGTCTTATCAACCTTGCTCTCTTGCGTTAAGTCAAATACAAGCAGAGCCAAAAATGGAATCGCGACAATCAAGCCTAAGATATTTTTTCGCTTCAATTTTCTTTCCTATTTTTGAACTAAAAATAACTTTCATAACACCCCCTTTTTAACATAAAATAACCTACTGTATAATGTAAATAGCATTATTCTCAAGCTAGGAGTACATTTATGACATGTATCATTGCAATAGGAACAATATTAATTTTTACTAGCATTGTTACATTGATTATCATTTTTATTCTAGGTATTTTTTTAGGTCCAATGCTAAAAAAACATGACCCAATGGCTTATAAACGCCTATTCGTTTTTTTTATGCCTTTCTCTGGTGTTCTTTTATATAGTTATGCATACTCCAAATCAAACATAAAAATCTTCCCATTACGTTTAAAGAGGGTATTAACGGCTTTAAAGTATTTAATACCCTATCTGATGATATCGTTTGTCTTAGGCTGTATTTGCTTCCTTATTGCAAATGGAACAAGTCAAGTATTAAACAGTTAATTATTTTCCAAAAACATAGTTGTAAGCACCTTTAAGTCATTTATATCCAGCATCAAACCCATTTTGCACACCTAATACCATACCAGCCAGCCAGCCAGCCAGCCAGCCAGCCGACATTATTTCTGGTTAATGATAGTGAGCCAGACTTAAAAAATAATACATAAATATTTTTCTACAACTAGTAAATTATAATTCTATCACTTCTAATTCAGTAGCATAAAAATCACAGAAGATATTTGTGGTAACACACTTAAGAACAATAAGAAAAATCCATTTCTTATGCACACAGTTCTTTTCTGAACGGTATTATATTGTTCTAGAAAAAGCTTCCCCTGCAAGTAATAGCGTTCTCTAACACAAACCAAATATACTATCAAACCCGCGATGGTAGCCCACCCTATAACTGAAGTAAAAGGCCCTAAGAAAGACTGAAAATTAAAGAGTAGAAATATGATGCTTCGGCCGCCATATAAAAAAGCAAACACAATTAAACTAACATACATGAATGCATGAGCGTGCCAATCCACACTAGGCTCTTGCTTAAGCTGATTGCTACACAAATACCAATAAACGACTCTAAGCCTTAATAAAAAGTTAAAATTCATTTGTTCACCAATTGTCATAAATAGACTGCCAGCCAGCTTTAGATGCCTCACTATCAATAAATAAATTACCGAGCCCCAAACGATTCCTACTCGAACGGCAACTGGTGCAGAAGCCACAAGTGCAGTACCTAGAACAACCGTTGTACTGGCTATTTGCAAACCATTATATATTACATTACCAGCACTGATACTCTCCGTTGTTGAGTATTCTGTCCCAGATCATAACCAGAAAGCCCATAAGAAAGAATCGTTCTCGCTGGCCTCGCGATCTTTGCTCCCGTCTTAAGTGTTGATGATATAGATTCTAGTCCTGCATAGCATAGCTATCGACAACGCTCCTGGTGCCAGGGGCGTATTTTCCAATTCCCCAAGTATAAGCCGTTGGTGAACCAGAATTAGTAAAGGATGAAAGGAACCCAGACCTGCTTTACCTGTCGAATACAAGGAAAATGCCGGAATAGCATCAGCCACACCAATAGCGGTTATACCTTTATTCGCGACATCACCTATCGTTTTAACCGTTTGATATAGGACAGATGACCCCGATTCAGAAGGAGAATTACCACGCCCCCAACATAAGCCCAAGCGTACGGCTCAACTTGTGTTTTACTTAACCCAAGCGGGTTATCAAGTGAAAAATTTTTTTGTTAAGCGAATCCGAGAAAAAATTTTCAGTTCATCCGTTTACCTCACGAAAATCTCTCTGCATTAATGTTGATACATTTGATATAAGTACAAAGTCGGATACCATAAATATGATTCAATATTTATTTTCTAAATGAGTTACATATTCAGGATGACCATGAACAATACAACCATACTTCCCTTCTATTTGATGCAGAATGTAATTCAACACTATGCGTGGGGAAGTACACAATCCATCAACAGCCTATTTAATATCCCCAATCCGGAACATTTGCCTCAGGCTGAAATCTGGATGGGTGCGCATCCGGGCGGATGCTCTCAGCTCGTCACAGGGAATCAATATGACTCTCTTGCTGAGTTCATTCAGCGTCATCCGTCCTTATGTTTATCAGACCAAACCCATCAGACGTATGGTGAGCTGCCATTTTTGTTTAAAGTGCTCGCGGCAGACAAAGCCCTGTCGATTCAGGTTCATCCATGTAAAGCCGATGCGGAAACAGGATATGCGCGTGAGAATCAGCAGGACATCCCGCTCAATGCGCCCGAACGTAACTATAAAGATCCGAACCACAAGCCCGAGCTGGTGTATGCTTTAACGCCTTATCATGCATTGAACGGGTTTCGTCCATTAGATGACATCATCCAGACGTTGACGAAAATGAATCTCCAGCCGATTGAATCACTGCTCAATCAGCTTCGTGCAGACCGAACCACCGCCGGATTTCAGTCATTCTTTATCCATTTGCTGTCTCTGTCCGGAAAGCAGAAATCACAAGCGATTCAGGCGTTGCTGGCTTACGCACAACAGGCTCAGCAAGACGATCCTCTCGCTCGGTTGGTCCTCGATTTAGCCCAAGACTACCCTGAAGACATCGGGCTGTTTTGCGCACTTTTACTCCATTATGTGATTCTACAACCGGGTGAAGCGATGTATCTGGATGCCAAAACACCCCACGCCTATTTGAAAGGGACCGGTTTGGAAGTGATGGCCAGTTCAGATAATGTCCTCCGAGCGGGCCTGACACCGAAGCATATTGACGTTGAGGAATTGGCGAAATGCACATCATTCGCGCCGAAGCCGCAAGAAACCCTGTTGATTGCCCCGGAAAAATCAGAGGATGTTTGTCATTATCCGGTCCCGGTCAATGACTTTAAATTCTCAATTTATCCGGCTCCGGGCGATATCACCCTCGCCACCACCAGCGCAGAAATCATTTTTGCGATCGATGCAGATATCCACCTGCAACATGAAAGTGGTCTAACACTCACTTTACACAAAGGTCAGTCCGCATTTATTCCTGCTGTTGCCGGTGCCTATCTGCTCAACTCATCCGGCCGGGTTGCGCGAGTGTATAACTAGCCGTATCCACGCATATTACCGATTCAAGAAATGGCATCGTTCTCCCTAAACTCGATGCCATTCTTCAAATTCATTCCCAGAAAAAATAACGAATTGGTAATTAATTTACTCATGCCAAACGATTGCGCGAGCTTTTTAGTGATTAATTCGCTAGAATGTGCGCCACAAAATTTAACATCTATATCGTTCAATTAACTCTGTGAATTTGAGGAAGAAGGAAGCCATGAATAACGCTCGCCCTATTCGCCGTGCGCTTATCAGCGTATCAGACAAAACTGGTATTGTAGAGTTTGCCAAAGCACTGGCTGACCGTGGCGTTGACATTCTGTCAACCGGTGGCACCGCCCGCCTTTTAGCTGAACAAGGTCTCTCTGTAACTGAAGTTTCCGACTACACCGGATTTCCTGAAATGATGGATGGTCGTGTCAAAACCCTGCACCCCAAAGTTCATGGCGGGGTTTTAGGGCGTCGGGGACAAGACGACGAGATAATGGCGCAACATGGCATCCAGCCAATCGATATGGTGGTTGTTAACCTGTATCCATTTGCAGCCACCGTTGCCAAAGCAGACTGTTCACTGGCTGACGCGGTTGAAAACATTGACATTGGTGGCCCGACAATGGTGCGTTCCGCAGCGAAAAACCATAAAGATGTCACCATTATCGTCAATGCCTCTGACTATCAACGCGTGATCACAGAGATGGATACGAACAGTGATTCACTCTCGCTGGAAACACGCTTTGATCTCGCAATTGCAGCTTTCGAACATACCGCAGCTTACGACGGCATGATCGCTAACTACTTTGGCAAAATGGTTCCTTCTTACGGTGAAAACAAAGAAGGCGATGCCGATTCGAAGTTCCCTCGGACATTCAACATGCAGTTCGAGAAAAAACAAGACATGCGCTACGGTGAAAACAGTCACCAGTCTGCGGCTTTTTATGTGGAAAGCCATCCTGAAGATGCATCTGTTGCAACTGCTCGCCAGATTCAGGGCAAAGCGCTCTCTTACAATAATATTGCAGATACAGATGCTGCTTTAGAGTGTGTGAAAGAATTCTCCGAGCCTGCTTGTGTGATCGTCAAACACGCTAACCCATGTGGTGTCGCTTTAGGAGATTCGATTCTCGAAGCCTATAACCGCGCCTATCAGACCGACCCAACCTCTGCTTTTGGCGGGATTATCGCATTCAACCGTGAACTGGATGCAGCCACGGCACAAGCCATTGTCGAACGTCAGTTTGTTGAAGTGATTATTGCCCCAACCGTGACCGATGACGCGATTGAAGTCGTCACCGCGAAGAAAAATGTCCGTTTGTTGGTCTGTGGTCAATGGCAAAGTAAAACCACCGGTTATGATTTCAAACGCGTCAATGGTGGTTTGCTGGTTCAGGATCGCGATCAGGGCATGGTCGGCATCGATGATTTAACCATCGTCTCAAAGCGCCAACCTTCCGCCGCTGAGCTAAAAGACGCCCTGTTCTGCTGGAAAGTCGCTAAGTACGTCAAATCGAATGCCATTGTCTACGCGAAAGGTGACATGACGATTGGTGTCGGTGCCGGTCAAATGAGCCGCGTTTACTCGGCGAAAATTGCAGGCATTAAAGCCGCGGACGAAAATCTGAAAGTCGAAGGAACCGTCATGGCTTCCGATGCATTTTTCCCTTTCCGTGATGGTATCGATGCAGCGGCTGAAGCGGGAGTCACTTGTGTGATTCAACCGGGTGGCTCGATGCGCGATGATGAAGTCATTGCTGCCGCTGATGAACACGGCATGACCATGATCTTCACGGGTATGCGTCATTTCAGACACTAATCTGAGTAAGTGCCCGCTGTCAGGGCACTCAATCACATCTTCTCAACGTGCTGTCTCTGATGGAGACAAACAACTTGAACACAGGAATTCATCTTTATGAACGTACTTGTTATCGGTTCTGGTGGACGTGAACATGCACTCTCTTGGAAAATCGCGCAAAACCCACAGGTCGAAACGGTTTTTGTCGCTCCCGGCAATGCCGGATCGGCGCTGGAACAAAAAGTAAAAAATGTCAGTATTGACGTGGAAGATATCGATGGCTTGGTCGCTTTCGCGCAGCAAAATGCTATCGACTTAACGATTGTCGGCCCCGAAGCACCATTAGTGATTGGTGTCGTTGATGCATTCCGTGCAGCCGACCTGGCTATTTTTGGCCCGACAAAAGGCGCGGCACAGCTCGAAGGCTCGAAGGCATTTACCAAAGACTTTCTGGCGCGTCACCATATCCCGACGGCTGATTATGCCAACTTTACCGAAATCGAGCCGGCACTGGCCTATGTTCGGCAAAAAGGTGCGCCCATCGTGGTCAAAGCGGACGGTCTCGCTGCCGGAAAAGGCGTCATCGTCGCGATGACACTGCAAGAAGCAGAAGATGCGATTAAAGATATGCTGGCTGGC
It includes:
- a CDS encoding type I phosphomannose isomerase catalytic subunit, whose protein sequence is MPLNAPERNYKDPNHKSELVCALTPYHALNGVRPLDDIIQTLTKMNLQPIESQVNQLRAD
- the manA gene encoding mannose-6-phosphate isomerase, class I encodes the protein MNNTTILPFYLMQNVIQHYAWGSTQSINSLFNIPNPEHLPQAEIWMGAHPGGCSQLVTGNQYDSLAEFIQRHPSLCLSDQTHQTYGELPFLFKVLAADKALSIQVHPCKADAETGYARENQQDIPLNAPERNYKDPNHKPELVYALTPYHALNGFRPLDDIIQTLTKMNLQPIESLLNQLRADRTTAGFQSFFIHLLSLSGKQKSQAIQALLAYAQQAQQDDPLARLVLDLAQDYPEDIGLFCALLLHYVILQPGEAMYLDAKTPHAYLKGTGLEVMASSDNVLRAGLTPKHIDVEELAKCTSFAPKPQETLLIAPEKSEDVCHYPVPVNDFKFSIYPAPGDITLATTSAEIIFAIDADIHLQHESGLTLTLHKGQSAFIPAVAGAYLLNSSGRVARVYN
- the purH gene encoding bifunctional phosphoribosylaminoimidazolecarboxamide formyltransferase/IMP cyclohydrolase produces the protein MNNARPIRRALISVSDKTGIVEFAKALADRGVDILSTGGTARLLAEQGLSVTEVSDYTGFPEMMDGRVKTLHPKVHGGVLGRRGQDDEIMAQHGIQPIDMVVVNLYPFAATVAKADCSLADAVENIDIGGPTMVRSAAKNHKDVTIIVNASDYQRVITEMDTNSDSLSLETRFDLAIAAFEHTAAYDGMIANYFGKMVPSYGENKEGDADSKFPRTFNMQFEKKQDMRYGENSHQSAAFYVESHPEDASVATARQIQGKALSYNNIADTDAALECVKEFSEPACVIVKHANPCGVALGDSILEAYNRAYQTDPTSAFGGIIAFNRELDAATAQAIVERQFVEVIIAPTVTDDAIEVVTAKKNVRLLVCGQWQSKTTGYDFKRVNGGLLVQDRDQGMVGIDDLTIVSKRQPSAAELKDALFCWKVAKYVKSNAIVYAKGDMTIGVGAGQMSRVYSAKIAGIKAADENLKVEGTVMASDAFFPFRDGIDAAAEAGVTCVIQPGGSMRDDEVIAAADEHGMTMIFTGMRHFRH